The Ziziphus jujuba cultivar Dongzao chromosome 3, ASM3175591v1 region tttattttttataggaaAAGGGAGAATTTAGCATATTAGTTATAATTTAATGGCTATTGTCATATAATCTGTCGTAAAGGAACAAAGAACTTATTTGGTTGTTAatcatttaaacaattttttcgATGCTAATatgtttgtattattattattattattatataattgtgGTTGTGGGCCAACATAGTTAATATGGTTTTCTGGTGAATTAGTTACGTGTTAATAGTAATAGTTGATTAACTTAcgcatttcaaattatttttataatgagCATAAAAAAAGCagtacatatatatgtagatacaaTTGGGTTCGCGTGAATGATTATCAGACCATTTAGATCAACAACAAAATTTGACCTGTTAAACTTATAGCATAAATAAGTTATTGTTTTTTGTGCAATGATCCTAAATTCAGTTTTGCttaattcaatataaaaatgtttattcatgtacaaatatatacaatctgatttttaatatcataattaatatcataatcttttttttaatatttatattagggttaaaatttgaaattacttCTATTAATTATaggattttttaaataatatatttttttaaaataaatttttaatatattgataaatttatattttattatttttttatattaatcctATATGATtcaatagataataaaaaaataatattaaaattattaaattataatgatTTGAATCTGATTAGacatattttaaaactttgaaaaataaaaaattatgaattgaaAGAatagaatttttgaaaattatgaaataatttaaatatttttctaaacaaCACTATTGTTTTGCAGTCAAATCGTAATGAATCAATTTTGCCAGCATGAAGGACATTATGTATATGAGATTTTTTCCATTCTTTTGTTTAGTATGTACGAGATAAGCTAAAGCCTTAAGATATGTCACCAATGATgggatataaaataattatatcttcttcttttctttttttctttttttgttttcttggtaaaaaaatattttatttctattttatttaagtaTCAATTTATTGtttcataaaattccaaaaataactttgagccaaaaaaaaaaaaaaaaaaatcctaaaataacaataaatcgtAATTATGAATAAGCAGAGGAACGAGACAAACCGACCTGCAACCTAGCTAGGCCAAACATTGGAACAACTGGCCCAGAACCATGTAAAGCTCTTAATCAATTTCTTGGACTGAGCTGATCTGCCTCCTAATCAGAATCTTGAAGTGACGTATATTTTCTTTACCCATAAGCCACATGATGaaactatataataaaatgcaagcaaacctataattttgcatggttttttttttttttttttttgtctataatATTGActctatttcttcattttccagTAAAGTCCTCTAAGAAACCTCAGTTGATTGTTTCACTTATTAATGGATGAATTTCCAAGCAAACCCATTTCTTTACATAATTAATATCCTCATCTTTACGCTACCATATATTATAATCCCAGAAGTAGCACAACTTAGTTCTTCCCAACTTGTTATTTTCCAAAAgcgatttaaattaatttttataccaTGTTGATTGCAGGCTTTGAATGGCCCactttgagagaaaaattagcAACATATTCTTTATGCGTGTATGTGttcgtttgttttttttttttttttttttttttttttttccttcttctaattgttaaaattttaattttgttattataactCTACGATGTTAGTTTGATATAAATGATAACCATACCAATTTCCTTAAGAGTTCATTTAGGATGCTAAACAACACTGGATTGGACTAAACTAGACTActttaacaatttaaaataatctagtCTAATCCACCTCAAACAAACCTtaaatagtttaaaattttgaactttaaacTAAAAGCAGCCTAATATGGATAAGTTTTTTTTAGTGGCATGCAATCGAACATCCAAACTATGCCATAACAAATAAGCTTTACTGGTAGTGCtaagcaaacaaacaaacaagcaaagaagATGGAAGTCTGAAAATGGGCATGCATGGCAAAATATATCTGGTAAAgcttcccctctctctctctctctctctctctttctctctcaaaaCAGTAACTATGGCTTTGTGGGGCTGATTCCAACATGGAAAGAAGAAAGTGGAAGTCATAATACCATTAAGTTTGCACACTCAAAAGGAACCCAACTTTAAAaaatgactcatcctccataatAGGCCAAATGAAATTTGCTGTTTACTACAATTAAGTTATATGATATGTCTTCTTAGTGCCAAAAGATTCGCTTTGACACCCAAGTTAACAAGATAAGGTTCATGCATTTTCTTACCCTTTTCATATTCATGCCTTCTCACATGCAAATTTCTTTCCATTGTTTCCATGGGATCTAATTTCTTTCCATTgcttaatggattttttttctttttctttttctctctctttttttttttttttttttttccaacgaCACTAGCCCACAGCCACGAATCAATGCACTAAGCAAGTTACCATGGTTAATTTGCATTATTGTGGACTTTTCACAACATGACAATCACTATAGTTTTTAATCGATTGTTGAAATAACAACCCGATCATCGCTCACTTGGTATTTCCTGATCAAAATACACACAAGAAAAATCATAAGTGcaagtttttgtttatttatttatttatttgccttTAGTtaggaataaaaaaagaaaaaaaatcaatctcaGCCTATTGACATTTTCTACATAGAACAAGTACTACCAACTCGTAAATTTTACAGACTACTAACTCAGCCTCTATACAATTATTTCAGCAGAGTGACAAAGCTATCAGGAAACTTTACAATTAAGCACTGTTGTTGATTTGAAGCCACAGAAGCACATATAGTACTCTTGTTTTAATAAGCAAGCACACTTTTAACATATCTACCTTTTCAAAAAGTCTAACATCTGAAGCAATACTGATCCATAACAATCAcatttttctcccattttcaactttctctcacccacaaaatttttaaaaatattaaaaagaataattaaaaatgtctTAATTGAAGTCCatgttgtaaaaatataaaacccaTGTGACCAacaccaaaacaaaataatttgcaTATCCAAAATAGAATGATTGGTTTGGTTGGCCAACTTGCCCTTTGCTATTTGCAAAGAGATACACAGGTCATAGGCTACCAAACAAAACacgaaaaggagaaaaaaaaaatttaaaaaaaaaataaataaaaaggcttCTAATTTTTcacaatcatttaaaaatatttcataatacCTACTTTTGAAGGCATGCAGCATGCTATTTAAAAACACAGCCATGATTGATACTTGGGTCCTCTTTTTTTCATGATCAAAGGCAATGCAAGCATGACAACAGAAAATATTGTCAATCATAGTTTTATATTCTGACCCCACAATCAGCAAAAATTTTCATCCGCCTCCTCAATAAATTTATGAAACATCAAATAACTCCATCCTTGTGGTTGGCAAAAACAGACCCTTCTTTTTCAAGTCAAGTTGATAAAAAAGATGGGACGTGGAATTTTTTACACCGAGCACTCGATGGTATAGATAAAGTGTTTTTGCCCCACCTCTCAAGGGCTAAATAGTCACTGATTTTAGtctaaaatgaaatgaaataccAAAGCTCACTTAttggaaacaaacaaaaaagtttctaaaaatatatacaacacCCTTGAAAGCATTTTCATATCAAGCTTCAGCATAAATTTTCTGAGATGTGCAAAAGATTCTTTCCAGAAACATAAAAATTCCAGTCTAACCCATATTCTCCATGTTATAAGAGCAAGAAAGACAAGGcccaaaaaaagagagaaaaaaggcaTACTTCTAAAGCGAATGGCACCATAAATTTTCAAAGTGCCTCTGCATTTCCAAATTAAGCAGATGCCAACAAAGAAACTTTTTCAAAATGCAAAACTAGTTATATGCACGCCTAACCAATTAGGCAAATTCCTCTTAAAAATCAGCTTGATAGATAGTTATTGCTGCATTTTAAATCTCTAATAATAGGAATAAATAATAGCGTTTGCAGAAAAATATGAACCTTAAAAGCAAAATAGGACAAAAGAATCAACAATGAACAATATATTTCCACAAGcaagaaaataatcaaattaaaattaaataatcattCCATGAACACAATAGAACTTACAATATCCCAATATTGTGTTTAACAAGTTCATAAAAGATTTTCACCCAACATGCTAAACTAAGATGTGCTAACATCTCTAACTCCTCCTACCACCATCTACTACAGCTTAGTTAGTTAAAAAATATCAAGCAGAAAGAACCAATCCTCccgggataaaaaaaaaaaaaaaaaaaaaaaaaatgctgaatTCATAAATCCACACTCTTCCTAAAATCCATCATATCCAAAATCATGTAATTTGTGCAAAGAATTGAAATTggacaaaacccaaaaaaacactATCTTGTTTTTCCAGTTCTACACCATGACCAAAGCACAACTAATGTCAAAACTACTCTAAtggatttttgttcttttttatcatcATAGTAAAAGAACTTCACTAACCATCTAAATTCCATACAACAAACCCACTAATTCCTAACTATGCTAAATTTgggtaaacaaaaaaaaaaaaaaaaaaaaaaaaaaattcttaatttcaCTGCTCACCAATACACCTAACCATTTTTATCCAGTCCCCAGAGGCTTCACCCCAACTCCCATCATCTGCTTCACCCTCCTCATCTCCATCACTTTCCTGTGCGAATTCGAGTGCTTATCGTTCGAGAAAGTCGGGCTACTTGCCGGTCGATACTCCGGCGCAAGCCTACCGGACTTGTACCTCACCCCACAAGCATTGCAGAGTGTTTTTGGTCCAAGCGGGCCTGCCCTCCATTGTGGGGTCTTCTCAGCCCCACAATGCAGGCACTTCCTCCCGATGGTTGTTGTCCCTGTCATAGCAGCGTCCACTTTGACAATGCCATTGGCATTTGCATTGGTATTCCTGCTGCTGTTAGTCGAGGTCCACAATAGTTGCCTCCCAAGAAGATCAGCAAAAGTTGCTCGGCGACGCCTGCAGCGACGCTTGCTCCGAGCTCGGCGCGGAGCTTTGAGGCTTCCACATGAGCTAATGAGAGTGGTATTGCTATTGCTATTGGTGCTATGGCTATGGCTATTGCTATTGCTATTATTGCTGTTGCTGCTGGTTGTGCTGCTATCCAGCACTGAGACTGGGCTCTGGTGCTTTGGAATGCCGACCTGATGGTCGGATAGGATGTCGACGAATGATTCCAATGCCGGGAATAAGTCTTTGTTTGATATCCATTCCAGCTCTTCTTCAGCACACTCCTGGataacccaaaacaaaaaaagagttgAATCAGTAACTCGGGACCGAGTTGCACGAATTGACTCAGCGAGTCGCCCACTTCATCTTTCCTTATGAATTTGGACAATTCCAAGGTCAATTTTGTCTTTTCACAAATTATCCAATTTTATTGAATTgttttattcaaaatattaaaaaaaaaattttaattttgaattttcactGGGTGACATTAATGCCCATAAAAAGCCCAATTCATTTCATCACGCTCCCCAGTAAATTCTTGTGAACGACAGCTCacatcaataatttttaattttttatttaaagcaGTTGGAATATCTTATGGACCGTTTTGTCCTCGAGCTATCTTTGTATTTCCCAAAAAACCATTCTTTAAACGAATGCAAGGTTCTCAAAGGGATAAAAACGTCAAAAACACAACGACCCCTTTTGTAGCGCCCGTATCAAAAACCGTCCTCATTCTTCGAAAATGCCATCCACCTTTAACTCGGACGACCTCGCCCGAGTTAACCCGGCCTAAAgacctaaaaaaaaaacccgaGTCAACGCGTTCCCGGGTACCTGAGAGAAACAGCAAGAAAACTCGGCCCCCTAGTCACCACCGAAAAAATATGgtcatattttcattttcaggctaaccagaaaaaataaaaaataataaataaatgataaaaaaaaaaatcccaaaaccctcaccaccaccaccaccctcaccaccaccaccaccaccaaaaaaacccataaataaacaatatatataaaaaaaaaatcaccaataCGATTCAAAACTTACATGGAACGAACGGCTAGGATCATCCTGACCCAAAACCCCATTAAACTTCTTAAGCGAGGAGGTAGTAGAAGAAGAAGGTGGTAATAGGGTTTTTCTGGGTTTGTCATCTTCGTCATCTTCTTCCCCAATATCCGACGAGAAGTTCAACAGTTCGTCCAGAGAATCCATTTCTAAAAACCACAAAGCCTAAAGAACAGAGGGTTTTTGGTTAATATcttcgagagagagagagagagaaacacacagagttcttttttatttttattttttttatttttagagagagaaagggggATAGAGTTTTGGTTATATTATCAACGATGGCTTTCGATGAAGCAAAAGGGTTTTTTGGGTGGGAACGAGGGGATGTGgatttttcaccttttttttttttggttcgttattttaatttctttttttgtaacgTATAATTGAGTAATGCTAGTCCCGTACCAATGGTTCATgagcatttttatttatttattattataattttacgaTTGGGATATAAGCGTAAATAAAGGAGATAATGGAGGGCAATGTGGAAATACAAATTGAGTTTCACGGGAAGATAAGGGAACGGGGCGGCCCGTTCTTAACTAACGACACCAACGATGCATTCaatctccaaaaataaaatctaacaatttaCACGTCATTGAACTAATAACAGAAAGACACgtgtaatttttcaattttatttgttttttgggggaaaGAAAAATCTTTGACCGTGTTTTCCGACACCGCACGTGGCGGCGATGATCTTGTGGAGATAGAGAGGTAATATTCCTCTGCTTCTCGTCGTTTAGTAAAAGTTTATTatagatttaataaataaattaaaaaaaaaaggagagtggGACCCAATGCACGATCTATTTGCATGTGAGTGGGTCCCACAACACTCTAATCCTCTCCCACGTTCCACTTCCTTCATTATAGAGTAGTTGGAGTAGGTGGTGGGCTAAAAGAGATACAACGTGATAGTCACGTGCCACAATATCCCGAcatctttctatttaattttttatttttcgttatTATGTGGCTATGACTAGATTTTGGGACAACTGTACGGcacctattattattttttaaaattttctttatttaaaaaaaaaaaagctgattaAATTATGTAAAGATATTTCAtcgtattttaaaattattattattattttttttgaaaaataaatatggtaAAGTGATAAAATTGGAAGATTGATGTTTTACCGAATTAACTTGATTAACGAcgttgaattttttgttttttagtggAATAATTTGAGAGAATAATATAGATTTGAAAAACTGTAGttgatttctatgaaaattataGTCTTatatggtaaaatatgattgctGCCAAAAAAGTTGACTgactttaaaaagaaaatgggcATGACAAAATGTAAAAGGAAATAATGCTTTTGAAAGTAATGTGTCATTGTtaaatcatatccaaaattatgcttggattaaaaaaaatatagatatatatatatatatatatataatttttgtgatttacctaatttataattaaatgttGTAAAAAGACAAGAAAAGGTGAAGTTAGTGATTGTGGTTCTAGATTATGTATATAAGTTATCCGGTCGTTTATCCATCTTTTTAGTTGATAAGCGGAAATGTTTAAACATTATATACTCTTTTATCCAAATAACgttttttcaaatttacaatttagtaattttaattttgatcaaaGC contains the following coding sequences:
- the LOC107405139 gene encoding GATA transcription factor 1 isoform X1 yields the protein MTKMTNPEKPYYHLLLLLPPRLRSLMGFWVRMILAVRSMSLGRVNSGEVVRVKGGWHFRRMRTVFDTGATKGECAEEELEWISNKDLFPALESFVDILSDHQVGIPKHQSPVSVLDSSTTSSNSNNSNSNSHSHSTNSNSNTTLISSCGSLKAPRRARSKRRCRRRRATFADLLGRQLLWTSTNSSRNTNANANGIVKVDAAMTGTTTIGRKCLHCGAEKTPQWRAGPLGPKTLCNACGVRYKSGRLAPEYRPASSPTFSNDKHSNSHRKVMEMRRVKQMMGVGVKPLGTG
- the LOC107405139 gene encoding GATA transcription factor 1 isoform X2; this translates as MDSLDELLNFSSDIGEEDDEDDKPRKTLLPPSSSTTSSLKKFNGVLGQDDPSRSFHGAEFSCCFSQECAEEELEWISNKDLFPALESFVDILSDHQVGIPKHQSPVSVLDSSTTSSNSNNSNSNSHSHSTNSNSNTTLISSCGSLKAPRRARSKRRCRRRRATFADLLGRQLLWTSTNSSRNTNANANGIVKVDAAMTGTTTIGRKCLHCGAEKTPQWRAGPLGPKTLCNACGVRYKSGRLAPEYRPASSPTFSNDKHSNSHRKVMEMRRVKQMMGVGVKPLGTG
- the LOC107405139 gene encoding GATA transcription factor 1 isoform X3; protein product: MDSLDELLNFSSDIGEEDDEDDKPRKTLLPPSSSTTSSLKKFNGVLGQDDPSRSFHECAEEELEWISNKDLFPALESFVDILSDHQVGIPKHQSPVSVLDSSTTSSNSNNSNSNSHSHSTNSNSNTTLISSCGSLKAPRRARSKRRCRRRRATFADLLGRQLLWTSTNSSRNTNANANGIVKVDAAMTGTTTIGRKCLHCGAEKTPQWRAGPLGPKTLCNACGVRYKSGRLAPEYRPASSPTFSNDKHSNSHRKVMEMRRVKQMMGVGVKPLGTG